Proteins found in one Vulpes vulpes isolate BD-2025 chromosome 13, VulVul3, whole genome shotgun sequence genomic segment:
- the PDC gene encoding phosducin, with amino-acid sequence MEEAKNQSLEEDFEGQATHTGPKGVINDWRKFKLESEDSDSVPPSKKEILRQMSSPQNRDDKDSKERFSRKMSIQEYELIHRDKEDENCLRKYRRQCMQDMHQKLSFGPRYGFVYELETGEQFLETIEKEQKITTIVVHIYEDGIKGCDALNSSFTCLAAEYPMVKFCKIKASNTGAGDRFSSDVLPTLLIYKGGELISNFISVTEQFAEEFFAGDVESFLNEYGLLPEREIHALDQTNMEEDTE; translated from the exons ATGGAAGAAGCCAAAAACCAAAGTTTGGAGGAAGACTTTGAAGGACAGGCCACACATACAG gaCCCAAAGGAGTAATAAATGATTGGAGAAAGTTTAAATTAGAGAGTGAAGACAGTGATTCAGTTCCACCTAGTAAGAAGGAGATTCTCAGACAAATGTCTTCTCCTCAGAATAGAGATGACAAAGACTCAAAAGAAAGATTCAGCAGAAAG ATGAGCATTCAAGAATATGAACTAATTCACCGagacaaagaagatgaaaattgcCTTCGTAAATATCGTAGACAATGTATGCAGGATATGCACCAGAAGCTGAGTTTTGGGCCTAGATATGGGTTTGTGTATGAGCTTGAGACTGGGGAGCAATTCTTGGAAACCAttgaaaaggaacagaaaatcaCCACAATTGTTGTTCACATTTATGAAGATGGCATTAAGGGCTGTGATGCTCTAAATAGTAGCTTTACATGTCTTGCAGCTGAATACCCTATGGTCAAGTTCTGTAAAATAAAAGCTTCTAATACAGGTGCTGGGGACCGCTTTTCCTCAGATGTGCTCCCCACACTGCTCATCTACAAAGGTGGGGAACTCATAAGCAATTTTATTAGTGTTACTGAACAGTTTGCAGAAGAATTTTTTGCTGGGGATGTGGAGTCTTTCCTAAATGAATATGGGTTACTACCTGAAAGGGAGATACATGCCCTAGATCAGACCAACATGGAAGAAGATACTGAATAA